A genomic stretch from Aedes albopictus strain Foshan chromosome 2, AalbF5, whole genome shotgun sequence includes:
- the LOC115256185 gene encoding ubiquitin-conjugating enzyme E2Q-like protein 1 — protein MSSRSKDKVTAAIRKFFKSPDKKEKNQQKENGASGGGGAGSGGDAQGSGSGAEGQHHSMLHPHPVTLAVAGAIVPSGSSSSSNNSSSKGSTDSPLRRLRCAVAPSNNSLVNVPVPKPLDTTIRSRRLMKELKEIERIQHSRSDPYFTVELVNDNLYEWHARLYRVDPDSPLAEDLTELNIPFILLHLVFPDNFPFAPPFMRVVEPRIEKGFVMEGGAICMELLTPRGWASAYTVEAVLMQFAASLVKGQGRVSRKPKASKEFSRRTAEEAFRSLVKTHEKYGWVTPAMNDG, from the exons ATGTCGTCCCGGTCGAAAGATAAGGTAAcggcagcgattaggaaatttttCAAATCTCCCGACAAGAAGGAGAAAAACCAACAGAAGGAGAATGGTGCGAGTGGCGGAGGCGGTGCTGGTAGCGGAGGGGATGCCCAGGGCAGCGGGTCCGGAGCGGAAGGTCAACATCATTCCATGCTGCATCCCCATCCGGTAACGTTGGCGGTGGCGGGAGCGATCGTACCCAGCGGGAGCAGCAGTAGTAGTAACAATAGCAGTAGTAAAGGTAGCACCGATAGTCCCCTCCGGCGGTTACGATG TGCCGTCGCTCCTAGTAACAATAGCTTAGTAAACGTTCCTGTACCAAAGCCTTTGGACACCACAATCCGATCCAGACGACTGATGAAAGAACTCAAGGAGATCGAACGGATACAACACTCGCGGTCCGATCCCTATTTCACC GTCGAACTCGTGAACGACAACCTATACGAGTGGCACGCCCGCCTCTACCGGGTGGATCCGGACTCTCCGCTGGCGGAGGATCTCACCGAACTGAACATCCCCTTCATCCTGCTGCATCTGGTATTTCCGGATAACTTCCCGTTCGCCCCACCGTTCATGCGCGTCGTCGAGCCACGCATCGAGAAAGGCTTCGTCATGGAGGGCGGTGCCATCTGCATGGAGCTGCTTACGCCACGGGGTTGGGCCAGTGCCTACACGGTCGAGGCGGTCCTCATGCAGTTCGCTGCCAGTTTGGTCAAGGGACAGGGCCGCGTCTCGAGGAAACCGAAGGCGTCCAAAGAGTTTAGCAG